In one Umezawaea sp. Da 62-37 genomic region, the following are encoded:
- a CDS encoding BldC family transcriptional regulator yields MQVSRQNGPERLLTPGEVANLFRVDPKTVTRWATAGRIGSIRTPGGHRRFRESEVQALLSELTTEATEPVRH; encoded by the coding sequence ATGCAGGTAAGTCGTCAAAACGGCCCGGAGCGGCTGCTCACCCCTGGTGAAGTCGCCAACCTGTTCCGCGTCGACCCGAAGACGGTGACCCGCTGGGCCACCGCCGGTCGGATCGGTTCGATCCGCACCCCCGGCGGTCATCGCCGGTTCCGGGAATCCGAAGTCCAGGCGCTGCTCTCCGAGCTCACCACCGAAGCTACCGAACCGGTGCGCCACTGA
- the menD gene encoding 2-succinyl-5-enolpyruvyl-6-hydroxy-3-cyclohexene-1-carboxylic-acid synthase gives MNPSTAQARVLVDELVRNDVRHVVLSPGSRNAPLSFALHDAAVAGRLVLHVRVDERSAGFLALGLAKAGGVTAVVCTSGTAVANLHPAVLEARHSGTPLLVITADRPVELHRTGASQTVDQHGIFAAATDTLHFPVAERRTGQNGMWRSLVCRAVATARSGRPLHVNVPLRDPLVPEVDDDWPEPLDGRDFDVPWTRAHARATTSTSTAEHLGPRTLVVVGDAPMGELAELAWHAGWPIVAEPTAGVDGPVLRHGTLLLNSGELPKELIPDAVLVVGRATLSRGVLKLIGRTPVVHVLSAEPDWPDPSFAATHTSTALEPGEPDVEAAWMTAWQDADDAAAEAVDGVLADEPWPTGLHVARDLVAALPPGALLFLGSSNPVRDVDLVAVPRTDLVVHANRGGAGIDGSLSTAVGLALAEGPGYALVGDLTFLHDLNGLLIGPDELRPDLTIVVLNDDGGGIFSLLEQGSPEHAASFERVFGTPHGMDLALLCAGYRVSHERVNSAAEFRAALTPPKGIRVVEVRADRSGLRDLHSRLRAAVSTRSTS, from the coding sequence GTGAACCCGTCCACCGCGCAGGCCAGGGTGCTCGTCGACGAACTCGTCCGCAACGACGTCCGCCACGTCGTGCTGAGCCCCGGATCGCGCAACGCGCCCCTGTCCTTCGCCCTGCACGACGCCGCGGTGGCCGGGCGGCTGGTGCTGCACGTCCGCGTCGACGAGCGCAGCGCCGGATTCCTCGCGCTGGGGCTGGCGAAGGCCGGCGGGGTGACCGCCGTGGTCTGCACGTCGGGCACGGCGGTCGCGAACCTGCACCCGGCGGTGCTGGAGGCGCGGCACTCGGGCACGCCGCTGCTGGTGATCACGGCGGACCGCCCGGTCGAGCTGCACCGGACCGGCGCGAGCCAGACGGTGGACCAGCACGGGATCTTCGCGGCGGCCACCGACACGCTGCACTTCCCGGTGGCCGAGCGGCGGACCGGGCAGAACGGGATGTGGCGGTCGCTGGTCTGCCGGGCGGTGGCGACCGCGCGGTCGGGCAGGCCGCTGCACGTCAACGTGCCGCTGCGCGACCCGCTGGTGCCGGAGGTCGACGACGACTGGCCGGAGCCGCTGGACGGCCGGGACTTCGACGTGCCGTGGACCAGGGCGCACGCGCGCGCCACGACGTCCACGTCGACCGCCGAGCACCTCGGGCCGCGCACGCTGGTCGTCGTCGGCGACGCGCCGATGGGCGAGTTGGCGGAGTTGGCGTGGCACGCCGGGTGGCCGATCGTGGCCGAGCCGACCGCGGGGGTGGACGGGCCGGTGCTGCGGCACGGCACGCTGCTGCTCAACTCCGGCGAGCTGCCGAAGGAGCTGATCCCGGACGCGGTGCTGGTCGTGGGGCGGGCGACGCTGTCGCGCGGGGTGCTGAAGCTGATCGGGCGGACGCCCGTGGTGCACGTCCTGTCGGCCGAACCGGACTGGCCGGACCCGTCGTTCGCGGCGACGCACACGTCCACGGCCTTGGAACCGGGTGAGCCGGACGTGGAAGCCGCCTGGATGACCGCCTGGCAGGACGCGGACGACGCGGCCGCGGAAGCCGTGGACGGGGTGCTGGCCGACGAGCCGTGGCCGACCGGGCTGCACGTGGCGCGGGACCTGGTCGCGGCGCTGCCGCCGGGCGCGCTGCTGTTCCTCGGGTCGTCCAACCCCGTGCGCGACGTCGACCTCGTGGCGGTCCCGCGCACGGACCTCGTCGTGCACGCCAACCGCGGCGGGGCGGGCATCGACGGCAGCCTGTCGACCGCGGTGGGCCTTGCGCTCGCCGAGGGGCCGGGGTACGCGCTCGTCGGCGACCTGACGTTCCTGCACGACCTGAACGGGCTGCTGATCGGCCCGGACGAGCTGCGGCCGGACCTGACGATCGTGGTGCTCAACGACGACGGGGGCGGCATCTTCTCGCTGCTGGAGCAGGGCTCGCCGGAGCACGCGGCGTCGTTCGAACGGGTTTTCGGCACACCGCACGGAATGGACCTGGCCCTGTTGTGCGCCGGTTATCGGGTATCGCACGAACGGGTGAATTCCGCGGCGGAATTCCGTGCCGCGCTCACCCCGCCGAAGGGGATCAGGGTCGTGGAGGTTCGTGCGGATCGGTCCGGATTGCGTGATTTGCACAGCAGGTTGAGGGCCGCCGTCTCAACCCGTTCCACTTCGTAG
- a CDS encoding DUF4229 domain-containing protein has product MHLGRDVTLYVLARLGMVAAVTALLMLVNVPLLVALAVGIVVALPLSLFVFRGMRARVADGLNERGAVRRAERERLRAQLRGDTPSDASAA; this is encoded by the coding sequence GTGCACCTGGGTCGAGATGTGACGCTCTACGTCCTGGCGCGGCTCGGCATGGTCGCCGCGGTCACCGCGCTGCTCATGCTGGTCAACGTCCCGCTGCTGGTCGCCCTGGCGGTCGGCATCGTCGTCGCGCTCCCGCTGTCGCTCTTCGTGTTCCGCGGCATGCGCGCACGGGTGGCCGACGGCCTCAACGAACGCGGCGCCGTCCGCCGCGCCGAACGCGAACGCCTCCGCGCCCAGCTCCGCGGCGACACCCCGTCGGACGCTTCGGCTGCCTGA
- a CDS encoding M1 family metallopeptidase has product MSIRAKITVGAATACTLALLAGPASAAAAPGAPGIGDPYYPNSGNGGYDALHYDIRLNYQPSNDNLSGSTTILARATQDLSKFNLDFLLNVQSVRVNNKLASFTQQGGELVVDPKATLAKGSDLTVVVTYSDSPSTKSVDGYTSWKKTATGALAIDEPDIAPWWYPSNNHPTDKATFDVSVAVPDGVEVISNGRLTGTTKQINGWTRWNWRSTKPQNTYSTFVSIGQFEIRQSTSPSGLPVVNAYAEGLGEFEGAAKASVERTPEILEFESGFFGPYPFEAQGGVVTGGIGFALENQTRPNYDTAFWRRGANTYVVAHELAHQWFGDSVSVHGWKDIWLNEGFASYAEWLWSEHQGEGTAQENSDYVYGSYAADDPFWDVLPGDPGVANQFDGAVYDRGALALHALRSAVGDEAFFTTLQTWVEQHKYSDASIAQFIALAEQVSGQQLDDLFTTWLFTKGKPAQAPGTFSVASGSAAAKVAVAEPKSRQKIVETHELLAKGER; this is encoded by the coding sequence ATGTCCATCAGAGCGAAGATCACGGTCGGGGCGGCCACGGCGTGCACCCTCGCGCTGCTCGCGGGTCCGGCCTCCGCCGCCGCGGCACCAGGAGCACCCGGAATCGGTGATCCTTACTACCCGAATTCGGGCAACGGGGGTTACGACGCCCTCCACTACGACATCCGGCTCAACTACCAGCCGTCGAACGACAACCTGTCCGGCAGCACGACGATCCTGGCGAGGGCGACCCAGGACCTGTCGAAGTTCAACCTGGACTTCCTGCTGAACGTCCAGTCGGTGCGGGTGAACAACAAGCTCGCGTCGTTCACCCAGCAGGGCGGCGAACTGGTCGTCGACCCGAAGGCGACCCTGGCCAAGGGCAGCGACCTCACCGTCGTCGTGACCTACTCCGACTCCCCGTCGACCAAGTCGGTCGACGGCTACACGTCGTGGAAGAAGACGGCCACCGGCGCGCTCGCGATCGACGAGCCGGACATCGCGCCGTGGTGGTACCCGAGCAACAACCACCCGACGGACAAGGCGACGTTCGACGTCTCCGTCGCGGTGCCGGACGGCGTCGAGGTCATCTCCAACGGCAGGCTGACCGGCACCACCAAGCAGATCAACGGCTGGACGCGCTGGAACTGGCGCAGCACCAAGCCGCAGAACACCTACTCGACGTTCGTGTCGATCGGCCAGTTCGAGATCCGCCAGTCGACCTCGCCCAGCGGCCTGCCCGTGGTCAACGCCTACGCCGAGGGCCTCGGCGAGTTCGAGGGCGCGGCCAAGGCGAGCGTGGAGCGCACCCCGGAGATCCTCGAGTTCGAGTCGGGCTTCTTCGGCCCGTACCCGTTCGAGGCGCAGGGCGGTGTGGTCACCGGCGGCATCGGCTTCGCGCTGGAGAACCAGACCCGCCCCAACTACGACACCGCGTTCTGGCGTCGTGGCGCGAACACCTACGTGGTCGCGCACGAGCTGGCGCACCAGTGGTTCGGCGACTCGGTGTCCGTGCACGGCTGGAAGGACATCTGGCTGAACGAGGGCTTCGCGAGCTACGCGGAGTGGCTCTGGTCGGAGCACCAGGGCGAGGGCACGGCGCAGGAGAACTCGGACTACGTCTACGGCTCCTACGCCGCCGACGACCCGTTCTGGGACGTCCTGCCCGGCGACCCCGGCGTGGCCAACCAGTTCGACGGCGCGGTGTACGACCGCGGCGCCCTGGCCCTGCACGCGCTGCGCTCGGCCGTGGGCGACGAGGCGTTCTTCACCACGTTGCAGACGTGGGTGGAGCAGCACAAGTACAGCGACGCGTCGATCGCGCAGTTCATCGCGCTCGCCGAGCAGGTGTCCGGCCAGCAGCTGGACGACCTGTTCACCACCTGGCTGTTCACCAAGGGCAAGCCCGCCCAGGCTCCCGGCACGTTCTCGGTGGCCTCGGGTTCGGCGGCGGCGAAGGTCGCGGTGGCCGAGCCGAAGTCGCGGCAGAAGATCGTGGAGACGCACGAGCTGCTCGCCAAGGGCGAGCGCTGA
- a CDS encoding ADP-ribosylglycohydrolase family protein, translated as MDKFRGSLLAGAVGDALGGAIEFEHMDAIRARFGPDGLTDFAPAYGKVGAITDDTQMTLFTLEGLVIARKHGTDPLWDVRAAYGRWLHTQGGPAVRAEGWLLDERALFSQRAPGTTCLSALYDTEVFGTTGDHINNSKGCGGVMRAAPVALWSEDVDEVFALAAGTAALTHGHPSGFLSAGVLAVVVQQVLAGASVLEATAVARDELIRWDEHEEQLELLDLAVQLGTRGKRPTPELIETLFGGGWVGEEALAIGLLAALAADSLADGLLIAVNFSGDSDSTGSICGNILGAHHGVEGIPEHWLEGLEMVDVLHRSADEAAATFGV; from the coding sequence GTGGACAAGTTTCGCGGATCACTACTGGCAGGCGCGGTGGGCGACGCCCTCGGCGGCGCCATCGAGTTCGAGCACATGGACGCCATCCGCGCCCGCTTCGGCCCCGACGGCCTGACCGACTTCGCGCCCGCGTACGGCAAGGTCGGCGCCATCACCGACGACACCCAGATGACGCTCTTCACGCTCGAAGGCCTCGTGATCGCCCGCAAGCACGGCACGGACCCGCTGTGGGACGTCAGGGCCGCCTACGGCCGCTGGCTGCACACCCAGGGCGGGCCCGCGGTGCGGGCGGAGGGCTGGCTGCTGGACGAGCGCGCGCTGTTCTCCCAGCGCGCCCCCGGCACGACGTGCCTGAGCGCCCTGTACGACACGGAGGTGTTCGGCACGACCGGCGACCACATCAACAACTCCAAGGGCTGCGGCGGTGTGATGCGGGCCGCGCCCGTGGCCCTGTGGTCCGAGGACGTCGACGAGGTGTTCGCGCTCGCCGCGGGCACGGCCGCGCTGACCCACGGGCACCCCAGCGGGTTCCTGTCGGCCGGGGTGCTGGCGGTCGTCGTGCAGCAGGTGCTGGCCGGGGCGTCCGTCCTGGAGGCGACCGCCGTGGCCCGCGACGAGCTGATCCGGTGGGACGAGCACGAGGAGCAGCTGGAGCTGCTGGACCTGGCCGTGCAGCTCGGCACACGCGGCAAGCGGCCGACACCGGAGCTGATCGAGACCCTGTTCGGCGGCGGCTGGGTCGGCGAGGAGGCGCTGGCCATCGGCCTGCTCGCCGCGCTGGCCGCCGACTCGCTCGCCGACGGGCTGCTCATCGCGGTCAACTTCTCCGGCGACAGCGACTCGACCGGGTCGATCTGCGGGAACATCCTCGGCGCGCACCACGGGGTCGAGGGGATTCCGGAGCACTGGCTGGAGGGCCTGGAGATGGTGGACGTGCTGCACCGGTCGGCCGACGAGGCCGCGGCGACGTTCGGCGTCTGA
- a CDS encoding IS4 family transposase, translated as MVVSGAGTVCGVDAGVVSPDQVSLGVLVAAVSRDAVDDAVAVCGVGAKRSDGKLPPHVVAYLTMALCLFPEDDYTEVATRVTGSLDRWGCWNADWAVPTASAITQARKRLGRGVFPEIFERTCGPVAGDASPVAGAIATGRGRGSWLRGWRVLAIDGFDVDVPDTPGNAAEFGYGGPTGKRSAFPKARVVAVAECGTHAFVAAEVGAYAVGEKTLAGRLYPRLRREELLTADRNFYGFRAWGLAAGTGAALLWRAPTQLRLPVVRVLPDGTYLSVVVDPALRGGRRERVIAAAVAGEELDPREGHLVRVVEYDVPDRLGNGEGELIVLLTTITDPAHARADELAAAYHQRWEQETANDQLKTHLRGPGRVLRSRLPDLVHQEIWAWLIVHHAITALMARAAEAADLDPDRLSYTGVLRLVRRSATGTADISP; from the coding sequence GTGGTCGTGTCGGGGGCCGGCACGGTCTGCGGTGTGGACGCGGGTGTGGTGTCGCCGGATCAGGTGTCGTTGGGTGTGCTGGTGGCCGCGGTGTCACGGGACGCGGTGGATGACGCGGTCGCGGTGTGCGGTGTCGGTGCGAAACGATCGGACGGGAAACTGCCGCCGCATGTGGTGGCGTATCTGACGATGGCGCTGTGCCTGTTTCCCGAGGACGACTACACCGAGGTCGCGACCAGGGTCACCGGGTCGTTGGACCGGTGGGGATGCTGGAACGCGGACTGGGCCGTGCCGACCGCGAGTGCGATCACCCAGGCGAGGAAACGGTTGGGGCGCGGGGTGTTCCCGGAGATCTTCGAGCGGACCTGTGGTCCGGTGGCCGGTGACGCGTCGCCGGTGGCCGGGGCGATCGCGACGGGCCGGGGCCGGGGGTCGTGGTTGCGGGGATGGCGGGTGTTGGCGATCGACGGGTTCGACGTGGATGTGCCTGACACGCCGGGCAACGCGGCGGAGTTCGGATACGGCGGACCTACCGGGAAACGGTCGGCGTTCCCGAAGGCGCGGGTGGTGGCGGTGGCCGAGTGCGGCACGCACGCGTTCGTGGCCGCGGAGGTCGGTGCCTACGCGGTCGGGGAGAAGACCCTGGCCGGGCGGCTCTATCCGCGGTTGCGGCGGGAGGAGTTGCTGACCGCGGACCGGAACTTCTACGGGTTCCGCGCGTGGGGGCTGGCCGCGGGGACGGGTGCGGCGTTGTTGTGGCGGGCCCCGACCCAACTGCGGTTGCCGGTCGTGCGGGTCCTGCCCGATGGGACCTACCTGTCGGTCGTGGTCGATCCGGCGCTGCGTGGAGGGCGTCGGGAGAGGGTGATCGCCGCGGCCGTGGCCGGTGAGGAGCTCGATCCGCGGGAGGGGCACCTGGTCAGGGTGGTTGAGTACGACGTGCCCGACCGTCTCGGGAACGGGGAGGGCGAGTTGATCGTGTTGTTGACCACGATCACCGACCCGGCCCACGCGCGTGCCGACGAGTTGGCGGCGGCCTATCACCAGAGGTGGGAGCAGGAGACGGCGAACGACCAGCTCAAGACCCATCTACGTGGGCCGGGCCGGGTGCTGAGGTCGCGGCTTCCGGATCTGGTGCACCAGGAGATCTGGGCCTGGTTGATCGTGCATCACGCGATCACCGCGTTGATGGCCAGGGCGGCCGAGGCTGCCGATCTGGATCCGGACCGGCTGTCCTATACCGGGGTCCTGCGTCTGGTCCGTCGTTCCGCCACCGGGACGGCGGACATTTCCCCCTGA
- a CDS encoding 1,4-dihydroxy-2-naphthoyl-CoA synthase: MADHEISELFDASRWKPIAGFETLTDITYHRAVDQGTVRIAFNRPEVRNAFRPHTVDELHRALDHARMSSDVGCVLLTGNGPSARDGGWAFCSGGDQRIRGRSGYQYADGETADTVDPARAGRLHILECQRLIRFMPKVVIAVVPGWAAGGGHSLHVVCDLTIASAEHARFKQTDADVGSFDGGYGSAYLARQVGQKFAREIFFLGRAYSAADMQRMGAVNEVVPHAELESTALQWAREINGKSPTAQRMLKYSFNLIDDGLVGQQIFAGETTRLAYMTDEAVEGRDAFLEKRTPDWSDFPYYF; the protein is encoded by the coding sequence GTGGCTGATCACGAAATCTCCGAGCTGTTCGACGCGTCCCGGTGGAAGCCGATCGCCGGTTTCGAGACCCTGACGGACATCACCTACCACCGCGCGGTGGACCAGGGGACCGTGCGGATCGCGTTCAACCGGCCCGAGGTGCGCAACGCGTTCCGCCCGCACACGGTGGACGAGCTGCACCGGGCGCTGGACCACGCGCGGATGTCGTCGGACGTGGGCTGCGTGCTGCTGACCGGCAACGGGCCGTCGGCGCGCGACGGCGGGTGGGCGTTCTGCTCCGGTGGCGACCAGCGGATTCGGGGGCGTTCGGGGTACCAATACGCCGATGGCGAAACCGCCGACACGGTGGACCCGGCGCGGGCTGGGCGGTTGCACATCCTGGAGTGCCAGCGGCTGATCCGGTTCATGCCGAAGGTCGTCATCGCGGTCGTGCCGGGGTGGGCCGCGGGTGGCGGGCACAGCCTGCACGTGGTGTGCGACCTGACGATCGCGAGCGCCGAGCACGCGAGGTTCAAGCAGACCGACGCGGACGTCGGCAGCTTCGACGGCGGGTACGGGTCGGCGTACCTGGCGCGGCAGGTCGGGCAGAAGTTCGCGCGGGAGATCTTCTTCCTCGGGCGCGCCTACAGCGCGGCGGACATGCAGCGGATGGGCGCGGTGAACGAGGTCGTGCCGCACGCCGAGCTGGAGAGCACCGCGCTCCAGTGGGCGCGGGAGATCAACGGCAAGTCGCCGACGGCGCAGCGGATGCTGAAGTACTCGTTCAACCTGATCGACGACGGGCTCGTCGGGCAGCAGATCTTCGCGGGCGAGACGACCCGGCTGGCGTACATGACCGACGAGGCCGTGGAGGGGCGCGACGCGTTCCTGGAGAAGCGGACGCCGGACTGGTCCGACTTCCCGTACTACTTCTGA
- a CDS encoding PLP-dependent cysteine synthase family protein produces the protein MREAVRIIEADANRSADTHLLHFPLPLEWGIDLYLKDESTHPTGSLKHRLARSLFLYAICNGWVVGGTPVIEASSGSTAVSEAYFARLLGLPFIAVMPRSTSPEKIALIERQDGRCHFVDEPGAIYDESRRLAAELNGHYMDQFTHAERATDWRGNNNIAESIFQQMELESTPEPDWVVVGAGTGGTSATIGRFIHYRRLRTRLAVVDPEHSVFFDAWRDSDPTLIGTRGSRIEGIGRPRVEPSFVGQVIDRMFKVPDAASIAVIRHVEGVLGRRVGGSTGTNLWGAFQIIAEMRASRVRGSVVTLLCDGGERYANTYYSDDWVKAQDMDLVPHLERLTKFRTTGAWS, from the coding sequence GTGCGCGAGGCCGTCAGGATCATCGAGGCCGACGCGAACCGCAGTGCCGACACCCACCTCCTGCACTTCCCGCTCCCGCTGGAGTGGGGGATCGACCTGTACCTCAAGGACGAGTCCACCCACCCGACCGGCTCGCTCAAGCACCGCCTCGCGCGGTCGCTGTTCCTCTACGCCATCTGCAACGGGTGGGTCGTCGGCGGCACGCCGGTCATCGAGGCCTCGTCAGGCTCCACGGCCGTGTCCGAGGCCTACTTCGCCCGCCTGCTGGGCCTGCCGTTCATCGCGGTCATGCCCCGTTCCACCAGTCCGGAGAAGATCGCGCTGATCGAGCGCCAGGACGGCCGGTGCCACTTCGTGGACGAGCCGGGCGCCATCTACGACGAGTCGCGCCGCCTCGCCGCCGAGCTGAACGGCCACTACATGGACCAGTTCACGCACGCCGAGCGCGCCACGGACTGGCGGGGCAACAACAACATCGCCGAGTCGATCTTCCAGCAGATGGAGCTGGAGTCGACGCCGGAACCGGACTGGGTCGTGGTCGGCGCGGGCACCGGCGGCACCAGCGCGACCATCGGCCGCTTCATCCACTACCGCAGGCTGAGGACCCGGCTGGCGGTCGTCGACCCGGAGCACTCGGTGTTCTTCGACGCGTGGCGCGACAGCGACCCGACCCTGATCGGCACCCGCGGCTCCCGCATCGAGGGCATCGGGCGGCCGCGCGTGGAGCCGTCGTTCGTCGGGCAGGTCATCGACCGGATGTTCAAGGTGCCCGACGCCGCGTCCATCGCGGTCATCCGCCACGTCGAGGGCGTGCTGGGCAGGCGCGTGGGCGGGTCGACCGGCACGAACCTGTGGGGCGCGTTCCAGATCATCGCCGAGATGCGGGCGTCGCGGGTGCGCGGCAGCGTCGTCACGCTGCTCTGCGACGGCGGTGAGCGGTACGCGAACACCTACTACAGCGACGACTGGGTGAAGGCCCAGGACATGGACCTCGTGCCCCACCTGGAGCGGCTGACGAAGTTCCGCACGACCGGCGCCTGGTCGTAG
- a CDS encoding 1,4-dihydroxy-2-naphthoate polyprenyltransferase, translating to MATVTQWVEGTRPRTLPNSIAPVLVGAGAAQNIDGFSLPMSLLALLVSIALQVGVNFANDYSDGIRGTDDHRVGPFRLVGSGAADPTAVRNAAFAAFGVSAVAGLALIAISGYWWLLAFGVLCIAGAWFYTGGSKPYGYSGFGEVAVFLFFGPMGVLGTLFVQTGEVTGIGIGSAVAVGCFSTAVLVANNLRDIPTDTKSGKRTLAVLLGDKDTRRLYLALAVAPFLITLVIGVRVPLTLLGLLALPLAALGVRRVVQGRTGLQLIPVLRDTGLAMLLWAITVGGALMLS from the coding sequence ATGGCCACAGTCACCCAGTGGGTCGAGGGCACGCGTCCTCGTACGCTGCCGAACTCGATCGCCCCCGTGCTGGTGGGGGCGGGCGCGGCGCAGAACATCGACGGGTTCTCCCTGCCGATGTCGTTGCTCGCCCTGCTGGTGTCGATCGCCCTCCAGGTGGGGGTGAACTTCGCCAACGACTACTCCGACGGCATCCGCGGGACGGACGACCACCGGGTCGGGCCGTTCCGGCTGGTCGGGTCGGGTGCGGCTGATCCGACGGCGGTGCGGAACGCGGCGTTCGCGGCGTTCGGCGTGTCGGCGGTGGCCGGGTTGGCGCTGATCGCGATCTCCGGCTACTGGTGGCTGCTGGCGTTCGGCGTGCTGTGCATCGCGGGCGCGTGGTTCTACACCGGCGGGTCGAAGCCGTACGGGTACTCGGGGTTCGGCGAGGTCGCCGTGTTCCTGTTCTTCGGGCCCATGGGGGTGCTCGGGACGCTGTTCGTGCAGACCGGCGAGGTGACCGGCATCGGGATCGGGTCCGCGGTGGCGGTCGGGTGCTTCTCCACGGCGGTGCTGGTGGCGAACAACCTGCGCGACATCCCGACGGACACCAAGTCGGGCAAGCGGACGCTCGCGGTGCTGCTGGGCGACAAGGACACCCGCAGGCTGTACCTGGCGCTGGCCGTGGCGCCGTTCCTGATCACGCTGGTGATCGGCGTCCGGGTGCCCTTGACGCTATTGGGCCTGCTGGCGCTTCCGCTGGCGGCGCTGGGCGTGCGCCGGGTCGTGCAGGGCAGGACCGGGTTGCAGCTGATCCCGGTGCTGCGCGACACGGGCCTGGCGATGCTGCTGTGGGCGATCACCGTCGGCGGCGCCCTGATGCTGAGCTGA
- the menE gene encoding o-succinylbenzoate--CoA ligase, with protein MAGVVEAVPVPAGALELLGPLAAALDGTGPAVLPVPSGQVAAPLPLEGWERDAALVVTTSGSTGVPKSVLLSAAALRASATATHDRLGGPGRWLLALPATHIAGVQVLVRSLVARLAPAVLDLAPGFRAAAFADAAVPLLASPGRHYTALVPTQLARLLAEDVEVLRGFDAVLLGGAATPPTLLAAARDAGVRVVTTYGMSETAGGCVYDGVPLDGVRVRLAAGRIELAGPTLALGYRGRRFADGWFRTGDLGRFGADGVLEVLGRADDVIITGGENVPPALVERVVSALPGVREVCVVGLPDAEWGQVVAAAVVPAGPPPSESDVRKAVRAGVGRAAVPKRVVFVAELPTRGPGKVDRTAVARLFG; from the coding sequence ATGGCGGGCGTCGTCGAGGCGGTTCCGGTCCCGGCGGGCGCGCTCGAACTGCTGGGGCCGTTGGCGGCGGCGCTGGACGGCACCGGCCCGGCGGTGCTGCCGGTGCCGTCCGGCCAGGTCGCCGCGCCGTTGCCGCTGGAGGGCTGGGAGCGGGACGCGGCGCTCGTGGTGACCACGTCCGGGTCGACCGGCGTGCCCAAGTCCGTGCTGCTGTCGGCCGCGGCGCTCCGCGCGTCCGCCACGGCGACGCACGACCGCCTCGGCGGGCCGGGCCGGTGGCTGCTGGCGCTGCCCGCCACGCACATCGCGGGCGTCCAGGTGCTGGTCCGGTCGCTGGTCGCGCGCCTCGCGCCCGCGGTGCTCGACCTCGCGCCGGGGTTCCGCGCCGCCGCGTTCGCCGACGCCGCGGTGCCGCTGCTGGCGTCGCCGGGCAGGCACTACACGGCGCTTGTGCCGACCCAGTTGGCGCGGCTGCTGGCCGAGGACGTCGAGGTGCTGCGCGGGTTCGACGCCGTGCTGCTCGGCGGCGCGGCCACCCCGCCGACGCTGCTCGCCGCGGCGCGGGACGCGGGCGTGCGCGTGGTGACGACGTACGGGATGAGCGAGACCGCGGGCGGGTGCGTCTACGACGGCGTGCCGCTGGACGGCGTGCGCGTGCGGCTCGCCGCGGGTCGGATCGAGCTGGCCGGGCCGACGCTCGCGCTCGGCTACCGGGGGCGGCGGTTCGCCGACGGCTGGTTCCGCACCGGCGACCTCGGGCGGTTCGGCGCCGACGGGGTGCTGGAGGTGCTCGGGCGGGCGGATGACGTGATCATCACCGGTGGCGAGAACGTGCCGCCCGCGCTGGTGGAGCGGGTCGTCTCGGCGCTGCCGGGGGTGCGCGAGGTGTGCGTCGTCGGGCTGCCCGACGCCGAGTGGGGGCAGGTCGTCGCGGCGGCCGTCGTCCCGGCGGGTCCACCGCCGTCCGAATCGGACGTCCGGAAGGCCGTCCGGGCCGGGGTCGGTCGGGCCGCCGTGCCGAAGCGGGTGGTCTTCGTGGCGGAGCTGCCGACGCGCGGCCCCGGCAAGGTCGACCGCACGGCCGTGGCGCGCCTGTTCGGGTGA
- a CDS encoding Lrp/AsnC family transcriptional regulator: MDALDRQIIAALRENGRATYADLGRKVGLSASAVHERVGKLEATGVIVGYHAVVDPNAIGLGVTALVGIHPTDTADDDDVALALGQLIEVESCYRVAGDESFIVKVRVATVDDLERALGRLRRIHGVARTRTTVVLSTRFEGRPNTSDAAFEQPYPSA, translated from the coding sequence GTGGACGCCCTAGATCGACAAATCATCGCCGCGCTGCGCGAGAACGGCCGGGCCACCTACGCCGACCTGGGTCGCAAGGTCGGGCTCTCCGCCTCGGCCGTGCACGAGCGCGTCGGCAAGCTGGAGGCCACCGGGGTGATCGTCGGCTACCACGCCGTCGTCGACCCCAACGCCATCGGCCTCGGCGTCACCGCCCTGGTCGGCATCCACCCGACCGACACCGCGGACGACGACGACGTCGCGCTCGCTCTCGGCCAGCTCATCGAGGTCGAGTCCTGCTACCGCGTCGCCGGTGACGAGTCGTTCATCGTGAAGGTGCGCGTGGCGACGGTCGACGACCTCGAACGCGCCCTCGGCAGGCTCCGCCGCATCCACGGCGTCGCCCGCACCCGCACCACGGTCGTGCTGTCCACCAGGTTCGAGGGCAGGCCGAACACCTCGGACGCGGCGTTCGAGCAGCCCTACCCCAGCGCGTAA